The Pseudomonas sp. TH06 genome contains the following window.
GCACGCTCAAACCGGGCGACACGGTCGAGGTGCGTGCGGGTGACCGTGTCCCGGCGGACGGTCGAGTGTTGTCCGGCCAAGCTAGCCTCGATACCGCTTCGATTACTGGCGAATCCGTGCCTGTAGAAGCAGACGTCGGCATGACAGTATTCGGCGGTGCGATCAATCTCGACGGACTGCTGCACATCGAAGTGACCCGTACCGGCGATGAGTCGACCCTCGGCAAAGTTATCGCGCTGATGCAGAACGCCGAGCGTTCAAAGCCGCCCATCACTCGACTGCTCGAACGCTATGCCGGCAGTTACATGGTGCTGGTGTTGCTGCTGGCGGCGGTTACCTGGTTTGTCACCAACGATGCGCAAGCGATGCTCGCGGTATTGGTGGCGGCGTGTCCTTGCGCCTTGGTGTTGTCGGCTCCGGCCACGGCGATTGCCGGTGTCGCGGTGGCGGCGCGTCACGGGATCCTGATCCGCAGTTCGGCCTTTCTCGAAGAGTTGGCCGACCTCACTTCGCTGGTGGTCGACAAGACCGGCACCCTGACTTTTGGCACCTTGCGCTTGCAGTCGATCAACAGCCCTCGCGCGGATGCGTCCTCAGTGATGGCGCTGGCTGCCAGTCTCGGCGCGGCAAGCAGTCACCCGGTCAGCCGCGCACTCGCCGGGTTGGTGCGTCAGGAGGACTATGTGTCGCTCAGCGATATCCATGAGCGGCAGGGGCTTGGCGTCGTGGCCTTCACCGGGCAGGGCGAAGCGGCCCTTGGTCGCCCCGAGTTGTTTGCGCAACTGGGTATCACCACGACCACGGTTCCCGATCACGACGGCCCCATCGCCGGGCTGTCGCTGAAGGGCGAATTTCTCGCATGGCTGTTGCTGGCTGACAGCGTCAAACCTGAAGCCCGATTTGCCCTCGCTGAATTGCGTGAACTGGGCCTTGGACGGCAACTGCTGCTCACGGGCGATCGGCACAGTGTGGCGCAGTCTCTGGCCAGAGAGGTCGGCTTGCACGAGGTCGAAGCCCAGGCCTTGCCCGAGGACAAACTCAATCGCGTGCTCAAGGAAATCGACAACGGCTTCCGGCCGATGGTGGTCGGCGACGGCATCAACGATTCGCTCGCGCTCAAGGCAGGTGTGGTTGGCGTCGCGATGGGGGCGGGCGGTGCAGACATCGCACTGGCGTCGGCGGACATCGTGCTGATCGGCAGTGATCTGCGCCGGCTCGGCACCTGCGTGCGGTTGAGTCGTCAGTGCCGCAGGACATTGCAGGTCAACGTGATCATCGGCCTGGGCTGGACGCTGGCCATCGTGGTGTTCGCCGCGTTCGGCTGGTTGGGGGCCGCCGGGGCGATGATTGCCGCGTTGCTGCATAACCTCAGTACGCTGTTGGTGCTGGGCAATGCCGGGCGATTACTGCGCTTTCAAGAACCGCTGCTCAAGCTCAAGGAAGAAAGTTGAAATTATTTTTCGTCGCCCTGTAACGCCGTTGAGGCTGCTCTCTCTAGTGCCATGTCGAGACTGAACAACCTTCCAGCCGACACCCCCTGACGATGACCGAGGATATAAAAATGACTATCAAGACTGCTGCTGCCGGTGCCGCCCTCGCTTTGGCCGCCGCTACCCTGTTTGCCGGTGTCGCAACCAACGCGATGGCCGCTGATGCCACCGTTCACTGCTACGGCGTGAACGCCTGCAAAGGCCAGAACGATTGCAAAACCAAAGATCATGCGTGCAAAACCTTGGGCTCCTGCAAAGGCCAGGGTTTCAAAGCCATGACTCAATCGGCTTGTGAAAAAGCAGGTGGCAAGGTCGGCGAATAACTGACCGGCAAGTGCCGCCGCAGTGGCTCACGCCACTGCGGCCACTTTTTATCAGGAGTTTGCTCATGTCCACCTCTGTTCCTTTTCTCGGCTATGGCCTGGGACTGCGCAGCGCTTACTACCAGCAGATCCTCGAACAGTCGCCCGACGTGGACTGGTTCGAAGTGGTCTCGGAGAATTTCATGGTGCAGGGCGGCAAGGCCCTGTATTACCTCGATGCCATCGCCGAGCGTTATCCGCTGGTGATGCATGGCGTGTCGCTGTCCATCGGCGGCCCGCACGCCCTGGACGTCGACTATCTAAAACAACTCAAGGAACTGGCCGAACGGGTCAGGCCAGCGTGGATCTCCGATCACTTGTGCTGGAGCCGCGGTAACGCCCACCAATTGCATGATCTGCTGCCGTTGCCCTACACCGAAGAAAGCCTCGAATACATCGCCGGACGGGTGATGCAGGTCCAGGACATTTTGCAGCGTCCGTTGGTCTTGGAGAACGTCTCCAGTTACGTCCGTGCGGCCTCGGACGATTTCACCGAGTGGGAGTTTCTCGCCTTGTTGAGCCGTGTGAGCGGCTGCGAGTTACTGCTGGACGTGAACAACGTCTATGTCAGTTCGCGTAACCACGGCTTCGATCCGTGGACCTTCATACAAAGCCTGCCTGTCGATAAAGTCCGCCAACTGCATCTGGCCGGGCACAGCGATTACGGCGATTACGTGATCGACACCCACGACCATCCTGTCAGTGACCCCGTCTGGGCGTTATACCAGCGCACGCTGGAGCACTTCGGCCCGGTGGCCACGTTGCTGGAGCGGGACGATCATTTCCCGCCCTTCGAAGAACTCCTTGATGAACTGCAGAAAGCGCGAGAACTGGGTGACAGAGTCTTGGTCGGGGGGCAGCAATGCGCCTGAGAGAATGGCAATTGGCGTTCGAAACATTTCTCCTCGATGAGGTGGCAACAGCGAATCTGACGTTGGAAAAGAGCCTGATCGGTGGCCCGACCCTGGATGTCGGTACGGGCCTTGCGATCTATCACAACGCCTACAAGGCGCGTTTGCTGGAGGTGCTGCGCAACGACTTCGAGGTGATCTGGCAGTGGATGGGCGACGAGGAGTTTGACCTGCTCGCCACGGCCTACCTTCGCCAATACCCGTCGGCGCACTACAGCCTGCGTTGGCTGGGCAAGGGTTTTGAAGGTTTTATCCGCGAATACCTGGTGCCCGAACAGAGTGCGCCGTTGGCCGAGATGGCCGCGCTGGAGTGGGCGTTCACTCTGGCCTTTGATGCGCCGGCGGGTGAACCGCTGACGATTGAAAACATGGCGACGCTGGCCCCGGAAGAATGGCCAGAGCTGCAGTTCAAACCGATACCTTCGTTGCAGCGGCTTGAGTGCCGCTTCAACAGTCTAGCGCTGTGGCGCTCGGTCAAGGAAGACACTGATTTCCCTGCCAGTGCGGCGCTCGATACACCTAACGCCTGCCTGATCTGGCGCCACGAGCTTATTTGCAATTACCGCAGTCTTGATTCGGCTGAAGCAGCTGCGCTGAATGGCCTGCTCAATGAAGGCTGGAGTTTCGCCGAACTGTGCGCGAATTCGGCAGTCACTTATGGTGAGGACGCGCCACTTCAAGCGGTTACCTGGTTGAAGCAGTGGGTGCAGGATGGTTTGCTGGAGCGTCTGCAACGATAGTTTCGGCTAATCAAATCGATAGCCTGCTATTTTTTCAGGATGGTCTACCCTCAGATCTGACGTCTGAAACAAGGGGGGATTTTCCATGCTCGCGCAACTTCCACCGGCCTTACAGAATTTGCAGCTTCCGCTTCGCCTGCGGCTCTGGGACGGCCATGAGTTCAATCTGGGGCCGACGCCCAGCGTCACCATCGTGGTCAAGGACCCGCAGATGGTCACCCAGTTCACCCATCCAAGCCTGGACGCAT
Protein-coding sequences here:
- a CDS encoding DNA-binding domain-containing protein, which produces MRLREWQLAFETFLLDEVATANLTLEKSLIGGPTLDVGTGLAIYHNAYKARLLEVLRNDFEVIWQWMGDEEFDLLATAYLRQYPSAHYSLRWLGKGFEGFIREYLVPEQSAPLAEMAALEWAFTLAFDAPAGEPLTIENMATLAPEEWPELQFKPIPSLQRLECRFNSLALWRSVKEDTDFPASAALDTPNACLIWRHELICNYRSLDSAEAAALNGLLNEGWSFAELCANSAVTYGEDAPLQAVTWLKQWVQDGLLERLQR
- a CDS encoding DUF692 domain-containing protein, with protein sequence MSTSVPFLGYGLGLRSAYYQQILEQSPDVDWFEVVSENFMVQGGKALYYLDAIAERYPLVMHGVSLSIGGPHALDVDYLKQLKELAERVRPAWISDHLCWSRGNAHQLHDLLPLPYTEESLEYIAGRVMQVQDILQRPLVLENVSSYVRAASDDFTEWEFLALLSRVSGCELLLDVNNVYVSSRNHGFDPWTFIQSLPVDKVRQLHLAGHSDYGDYVIDTHDHPVSDPVWALYQRTLEHFGPVATLLERDDHFPPFEELLDELQKARELGDRVLVGGQQCA
- a CDS encoding heavy metal translocating P-type ATPase is translated as MSATTAAPSLLSSAEQRRAARQLTLAMVALGLLGLGLIWRWLLPAQTGVSQLLLGFASLLVAVPVMRSAWYSLRYPSLHGITDQLIALAMLGAWATGDLLTAALLPIIMIFGHVLEERSVIGSQEAIHALGQLTRSHARKIQADGAIIEVDNGTLKPGDTVEVRAGDRVPADGRVLSGQASLDTASITGESVPVEADVGMTVFGGAINLDGLLHIEVTRTGDESTLGKVIALMQNAERSKPPITRLLERYAGSYMVLVLLLAAVTWFVTNDAQAMLAVLVAACPCALVLSAPATAIAGVAVAARHGILIRSSAFLEELADLTSLVVDKTGTLTFGTLRLQSINSPRADASSVMALAASLGAASSHPVSRALAGLVRQEDYVSLSDIHERQGLGVVAFTGQGEAALGRPELFAQLGITTTTVPDHDGPIAGLSLKGEFLAWLLLADSVKPEARFALAELRELGLGRQLLLTGDRHSVAQSLAREVGLHEVEAQALPEDKLNRVLKEIDNGFRPMVVGDGINDSLALKAGVVGVAMGAGGADIALASADIVLIGSDLRRLGTCVRLSRQCRRTLQVNVIIGLGWTLAIVVFAAFGWLGAAGAMIAALLHNLSTLLVLGNAGRLLRFQEPLLKLKEES